In Falco biarmicus isolate bFalBia1 chromosome 5, bFalBia1.pri, whole genome shotgun sequence, a single genomic region encodes these proteins:
- the LOC130150490 gene encoding suppressor of cytokine signaling 1-like produces MIRGRPDDLHNTHTTVSHPQRQHRSILPSPVPSSLPDRFRMFRSCEWEVLERSLNILQASDFYWGPLSVGEAHAKLQCEPVGTYLVRDSSQGNCLFSLSVRMPTGPVSLRISFQEGYFRLKNWFSDCVVQLLELVVAGTRNNPLHFDEMGGTPLVFSEPLCRSRRLVPTLRELCCRSLPAGTAAGDRAGLGGSSGMRPTKIVSPVGRRGGSEGSVVPSPSLSWAGR; encoded by the coding sequence ATGATCAGAGGGAGGCCAGATGATTTGCACAACACGCACACCACTGTTTCTCATCCACAAAGGCAGCATCGAAGCATtcttcccagccctgtgccgtCCAGCTTGCCCGATCGTTTCCGGATGTTTCGCAGCTGCGAGTGGGAGGTCCTGGAGCGGTCCCTCAACATCCTTCAGGCCAGCGACTTCTACTGGGGCCCATTGTCCGTGGGGGAGGCTCATGCCAAGCTCCAGTGTGAGCCCGTCGGCACCTACTTGGTGCGGGACAGCTCACAGGGGAACTGCTTGTTCAGCCTGAGCGTGCGGATGCCGACAGGGCCGGTCAGCCTCCGAATCTCTTTCCAAGAGGGCTATTTCCGCCTGAAGAACTGGTTTTCAGACTGCGTggtccagctgctggagctggtggtggcGGGGACCCGGAACAACCCCTTGCACTTCGATGAGATGGGGGGAACCCCCCTGGTCTTCTCCGAGCCCCTGTGCCGGAGCCGCCGGCTAGTGCCCACACTGCGAGAACTGTGCTGTCGGAGCCTgcctgctggcactgcagcgggggacagagcagggctggggggctcctCAGGGATGCGCCCCACAAAGATTGTCTCACCCGTGGGCAGAAGGGGTGGGTCAGAGGG